In the Manis javanica isolate MJ-LG chromosome 12, MJ_LKY, whole genome shotgun sequence genome, one interval contains:
- the LOC140845005 gene encoding uncharacterized protein C2orf66-like isoform X3 has protein sequence MPKAFLLLCVGLALLGLAHGAMLRNEEKWKPRNNPRNRDLFFRTLRAYFKGRGLDLGRFPNTFVMNQNPRPVSFESEFIASAFADYEEQKNSFPSFLKG, from the exons ATGCCCAAAGCATTCCTGCTGCTGTGTGTTGGCCTGGCACTACTCGGGCTTGCTCACGGAGCCATGCTGAGAAACGAAGAGAAATGGAAGCCCCGCAACAACCCCAGAAACCGAGATCTG tttttcagaaCCCTTCGTGCATATTTTAAGGGAAGAGGTCTTGATCTTGGGAGGTTCCCAAATACTTTCGTCATGAACCAGAATCCCAGACCTGTGTCTTTTGAATCAGAGTTTATTGCTTCTGCGTTTGCAGATTATGAGGAGCAGAAAAACTCCTTTCCCAGTTTCCTCAAAGGCTGA
- the LOC140845005 gene encoding uncharacterized protein C2orf66-like isoform X2, with translation MMKKDLVPTSGSPCGGRRDTWKQILIQQGGVPTRTSQSPNLLHSAMPKAFLLLCVGLALLGLAHGAMLRNEEKWKPRNNPRNRDLFFRTLRAYFKGRGLDLGRFPNTFVMNQNPRPVSFESEFIASAFADYEEQKNSFPSFLKG, from the exons ATGATGAAAAAAGACCTGGTGCCTACTTCAGGAAGTCCGTGTGGGGGACGAAGAGACACGTGGAAGCAGATCCTAATTCAGCAAG GTGGGGTACCAACCAGGACCAGCCAAAGCCCAAACCTG CTTCATTCCGCCATGCCCAAAGCATTCCTGCTGCTGTGTGTTGGCCTGGCACTACTCGGGCTTGCTCACGGAGCCATGCTGAGAAACGAAGAGAAATGGAAGCCCCGCAACAACCCCAGAAACCGAGATCTG tttttcagaaCCCTTCGTGCATATTTTAAGGGAAGAGGTCTTGATCTTGGGAGGTTCCCAAATACTTTCGTCATGAACCAGAATCCCAGACCTGTGTCTTTTGAATCAGAGTTTATTGCTTCTGCGTTTGCAGATTATGAGGAGCAGAAAAACTCCTTTCCCAGTTTCCTCAAAGGCTGA
- the LOC140845005 gene encoding uncharacterized protein C2orf66-like isoform X1, whose translation MAETSFEHILEAGHLKLASLSQDQGIICQVLKKKMMKKDLVPTSGSPCGGRRDTWKQILIQQGGVPTRTSQSPNLLHSAMPKAFLLLCVGLALLGLAHGAMLRNEEKWKPRNNPRNRDLFFRTLRAYFKGRGLDLGRFPNTFVMNQNPRPVSFESEFIASAFADYEEQKNSFPSFLKG comes from the exons ATGGCGGAGACAAGTTTTGAACATA ttctggaagccggACATCTGAAATTAGCATCACTGAGCCAAGATCAAG GCATTATATGCCAAGTTCTGAAGAAGAAGATGATGAAAAAAGACCTGGTGCCTACTTCAGGAAGTCCGTGTGGGGGACGAAGAGACACGTGGAAGCAGATCCTAATTCAGCAAG GTGGGGTACCAACCAGGACCAGCCAAAGCCCAAACCTG CTTCATTCCGCCATGCCCAAAGCATTCCTGCTGCTGTGTGTTGGCCTGGCACTACTCGGGCTTGCTCACGGAGCCATGCTGAGAAACGAAGAGAAATGGAAGCCCCGCAACAACCCCAGAAACCGAGATCTG tttttcagaaCCCTTCGTGCATATTTTAAGGGAAGAGGTCTTGATCTTGGGAGGTTCCCAAATACTTTCGTCATGAACCAGAATCCCAGACCTGTGTCTTTTGAATCAGAGTTTATTGCTTCTGCGTTTGCAGATTATGAGGAGCAGAAAAACTCCTTTCCCAGTTTCCTCAAAGGCTGA